The Leptospiraceae bacterium genome includes the window CAGATATTTTAAAAAATTTAATCCTCGGTATAGAAGATAATATTCAAAAAATATCCAAAAATGAATACAAATACATGACTATCACTGTGATGAATTTTGACAAGACAGGAGTGTTTCATTTTTCAGGACACCATCAAGATATTTTAATCTATCGCAAAATGACAAAAACAGTTGAACGATTAGAGACAGAAGGAATTTGGATTGGTCTTGGAAAATTGGCGCAAGACAAGGTAGGACTCATCCCAAACAAAGAATTTTTTATGAATTCGGGAGACACTCTATTGGTTTATACAGATGGGATCACTGAAGGAGTCTATAAAGATGGCAGAGAATTTGGAGTAGAAGGACTCGAGAAGATACTACAAAATCATGGAGATAAATTTCCTGATGAAATCCATAGTATTCTTCTTAAAAAAATTGATGAGATACAAATCTCAGACGATATTAGTTTTTTAGTCCTCAAAAAAACTTAACTCATAGAGTATTCATTTTTTCATACTAATGATTAAAACCATTGAATACCAAAATCTTTTCTTGCTTAGAAAATTTTACTGACCGATCTAAATAAATTTTTGCCTGAACATCATCATTATTTACGTTTAAGATTTTCTTAAAAATATTTATTGCATCCGAATATTCACCATTCTGAAAACTCTGCACACCATGCTCAAAACTTCTTTGCATGATGCACTTCATACTAAATATTTCCGGAGGGTCTCCGTCAAAGATTTCAAAAATTGCGACCGGCTCTTTTTTGCCTTTCACATAAACTTGATCTAACATTCTATACTTAAATTTTGAAGGATCAGGGAGTCGAAATAAAGTCTGTTCTGAAATCAACATAGTGGTCTCAAACTGCTTAGTCAAACCTTCAATCCGAGATGCAAGATTGACTGCGTCTGAAATCACTGTAGCGTCCATTCTTTCGTTTTCTCCAATAGTCCCAACAATCACTCTACCAGTATTGATACCAATTCCAATTCTTAATTCGGGAAGGCCTTTCACTTTTCTACGAGCATTGTACAAAAATAAGTTTTGCTTCATCTGAATTCCTGCGTGGATAGCATCTTCAGGGCTATCTGGAAAAATTGCCATGATCGCATCACCAATATACTTATCTATAAAACCGTTGTTTTCTCGAATAACGGGCCCTGTTCTTTTCATAAGTGCATTTAAAAATTCAAAATTTTCTGTAGGACTCATCGTCTCGGACAATGTCGTAAAAGAGCGTATGTCTGAAAACAACACAGTAATTTCAGCCTCAGATGCATCGCCGAGAGAAACTTCAGTTACAGATTTTTTCCCGATTAGACTGAATTTTTCTTGTGGAATAAATCTTGCATAAGAATTGGCCAAAGCCTCTTTGTGAGCGGCTGCCTCTTTTTGTGCATGTTCTTTTTCGTCTTTCATAAGATTCCACTTGCCAGCGAGTGCAAAACTAAGGATTAAAAAATCTCCGATATTTCCGATCTGCATTATGTAGTTCGTAAATATATTATGGGGAAGCCAGCCAATGGATTTTGCGGCGTAGATCAACCCTCCAAGTAAAAATGAAGCAAAAGCCAATAGATACAATCGAGCAGGCTTAAACCCTTTTTGTAAAGAGCGGATCCCTGCAACGATTATAAATGGAAAAGAAACAATTGCAAATATTGGGAGTAGTCTTGAAATCAATCTAATGTCAGGAAATAAAAATATTGTAAATAAAAAGAAAGTCCAAAGCGAAAAAAAACCAAGAATGATTTTATTTAAAATTGGGGTGAGTCGATGCAATTCTAAAAACTTTGTAGAAAATATAGAAAAACTTGCAACTGCAAAAAACCAAAATACTAAAATAGAATACCTAGAAAATTTTGGAAAATTTCCCCAGATAAACTCATGCCCTTGTCCCATTACAGACGCTGTAAATCCTGCCGCCCCAATGATAAACGCACTATAGTATAAATAGGTAATATCTTTTATGCTAACAAAAAGAAATAAGTGGTACAAGCACATGATGATACACATACCATAATAAAAACCCCATAGTGCACTCTCCTGATTCAAATTTTCCGTAAAGGATTCTGATTTCCAGATTGCAAGCGGGATAAGCATAGAAGAAATTGTTTGTAGCCTCATAAAAATTTTGATAGACTCTCCTTTTTGCATCTGCAACCGAAACACATTATTTTTCTGTTTGATTTGCTTATTTGAAAATGGATAAATCCTACCTGATTGAAATTCATCTATATTCCGATTTTTTACTATAAATACTTTTATATCGTCCATAGGAGCGTAGCTATGCTCTAAATACCAAGTATCAAAGTCTGATTCATTCTTAACAGAAAATTTAGCCCAAACATTAGATTTCACATATCCAAATCCGGGAGAGTCTGATGCACTTTTTTGAAAATGAAAATCTGGCTTTTCAGAATAAATTTCTTTAAAAGAAATTAAGCCGGTTTTGTCTTCATAAAGTTCTATATTTTTCCCAATTTGTATTTTAGAATCAATATTTTTTAAAATAATCTCCTCCGCCAAAAGACCTTGGTTCGCAAATAATAATGCAATGCACAAGCTATATATTGGTTTCCAACTCATAATACTTTTTCTCCGTTTACAATCATTGAATACATTGCCTATAAACATATATATTTTATTTTGACTTGTAAATAGGACATCTTGCCCTACACCTCAATTATTGATGGTATTTTCTGATTGCCTCAGTTTTTTGTTTACCCTTAATTTTTGATAAATGTTTTCAGTGTGTCGCCTAACGGTATGAGGACTAATATTTAATTCATCTGCAATGTCCCTATAATTAAAGCCTAGTGAGATTAAATTTAAAATTTCTTTTTGTCTTTCCGACAAATTTTCATCTAAAGGATTAATAAAAATACTTGTTTTTGTAATTTGCTTATTCTCCGTAAGACCATTCATTCTTTTATATTCCCTATTTCATAATTTGAAATTGATAGCATAGGATAGTTGTTTCAAGAAAGTCGAGTCATTTTTTTTCCAACTATTGCATTCACATTTTCAATTTCAATTTCAAAAAACCCCGATATTTATTGAGGTTTTTGTCATCATAACAAAAAAAACTATTGTATTTTAGCGGTTTTTGCTATACCATGCATGTATGAAAATTTCAGATAATTCCATATTTTATTTAATTGTTCATCCCTTTAGAAATTGGAAAAATCGACAGGATGTAAATTTTATTTTAGCAGCTACAAACTATAAAAACTGGATCGTTTCTGAAATTTTTCTGATATTTATGTTTGCCATAATTTCATTTCTTCCAAAGTTAAATAATGCTATTGGTCTAACGTTTTGGGTTGCAATTTTTGGAACAATTCCCGTATTCATCGGCGGGATACTTACATCATATTTGTTGAAGAAACAAGGAAGGTTAAGCGAAGTTAATTTTTTACTTTTAACGATTTCTAATATATTACTTTATGGAAATATCGGAGTTGCAATGATTGCAAGTGAAAAAGGAACTTTACTGTTTGGCTCTTTACTTTTATTTGTCGGTGTTTATCATTCGTATTTTCATCAAGTAAATATTCGAGAGCCATTTTTAGCTTTGGGAATGCTTTTAGTTTTTTGCTTTTGCTTTTATCATATAAAAAATACCGAAGATCGCTCTATTCTATTAGTAATGTGCAGTATAACAATTACTGCAATGCTGATTTCTGGGAAAACAGGAAAAGATCATTTTGATAATATAAAAAAACAAAACGAACTTCGTGCTCTTATGGATGCCCAAATTATCGAGAGCAAAACTTCTGAATTGGTAAAACTATCCGGAGCCTTTATCAGGATTCTTGGAAATAACCATGACGCTGGAAATTCTATTTCAGCTATGCGATTTATCTTGGATGATCTATATCATTCAATGAAAAAGAAGAAAATTCAAATACAAGTAATTAAAAAAATTTCAACCCTCCAAAATTGCCTAAAGAGTATTGAAACAACATGGGAAGATATTAAAAATGCAGGACAAAAAGATATTGGTAAAATGGAAGTGATTGAGACAGATCAGGTAGTAAAAGAAATTTTTCGATTAATGAAATTACGATTTCCAAACATAAAATTTATTCTGCCAACAACTCAAATGCCCTCTGTATTTGTTAATGGAGGTAATTCAAACTTATATAGAATTTTTGAAAATATAGTCTTAAATGCTTGTCAGGGAGATGGAAAAATCAAAGCAAAACAAATTGTACTAAACTACTCAGTCTTAGAAAAGAATCGGATTGCTTTGATTT containing:
- a CDS encoding response regulator transcription factor, with protein sequence MNGLTENKQITKTSIFINPLDENLSERQKEILNLISLGFNYRDIADELNISPHTVRRHTENIYQKLRVNKKLRQSENTINN